A single region of the Ahaetulla prasina isolate Xishuangbanna chromosome 13, ASM2864084v1, whole genome shotgun sequence genome encodes:
- the DET1 gene encoding DET1 homolog isoform X1 encodes MEHDNPTIKPRRIQNQNVIYRLERRRITSGKIGTHWHQVRIFHQNIFPNFTVVNVEKPPCFLRKFSPDGRYFIAFSSDQTSLEIYEYQGCQAAEDLLQGYDGEILANGNDQRSINIRGRLFERFFVLLHITNVASNGEHLNRECSLFTDDCRYVIVGSAAYLPEEPHPPFFEVYRNSESVTPNPRSPLEDYSLHIIDLHTGRLCDTRTFKCDKVILSHNQGLYLYKNILAILSVQQQTIHVFQVTAEGTFIDVRTIGRFCYEDDLLMLSAVYPEVQRDSQTGMANPYKEPFINSLKHRLLVYLWRRAEQDGSAMAKRRFFQYFDQLRQLRMWKMQLLDENHLFIKYTSEDVVTLRVTDPSQPSFFVVYNMVTTEVIAVFENTSDELLELFENFCDLFRNATLHSEAVQFPCSASSNNFARQIQRRFKDTIVNAKYGGHTEAVRRLLGQLPISAQSYSGSPYLDLSLFSYDDKWVSVMERPKTCGDHPIRFYARDSGLLKFEIQAGLLGRPINHTVRRLVAFTFHPFEPFAISVQRTNAEYVVNFHMRHSCT; translated from the exons ATGGAACATGACAATCCAACCATCAAACCTCGTCGGATCCAGAACCAGAATGTAATCTATCGTTTAGAACGTCGAAGGATCACCTCTGGCAAAATTGGGACACATTGGCACCAAGTCCGCATTTTTcatcaaaatattttccccaattttacCGTGGTCAACGTTGAGAAACCACCCTGCTTTTTACGAAAATTTTCTCCCGATGGACGGTACTTCATTGCTTTCTCCTCAGATCAGACTTCTTTGGAGATTTATGAGTACCAGGGATGTCAAGCGGCAGAGGATCTACTCCAGGGTTATGACGGAGAGATCTTGGCTAATGGCAACGACCAGCGGTCCATCAATATCCGCGGGCGTCTCTTTGAACGGTTCTTCGTCCTTCTTCATATTACCAATGTGGCCTCCAATGGGGAGCACTTGAACCGTGAATGTAGCTTGTTTACAGACGATTGCCGATACGTCATTGTTGGTTCTGCTGCCTACCTGCCTGAGGAGCCCCATCCTCCCTTTTTTGAGGTTTACCGCAACAGTGAATCGGTGACTCCTAATCCCAGGTCACCTTTGGAAGATTATTCTTTGCACATTATAGACCTACACACGGGTAGGTTGTGTGACACCCGGACATTCAAATGTGATAAAGTCATCTTATCCCACAACCAAGGACTCTACCTATATAAGAATATCTTGGCTATCCTCTCCGTGCAGCAGCAAACCATTCATGTCTTTCAGGTCACTGCTGAAGGTACCTTCATTGATGTAAGAACTATCGGGCGCTTTTGTTACGAGGATGACCTTCTTATGCTCTCTGCCGTCTATCCCGAGGTCCAGCGGGATTCACAGACAGGAATGGCCAACCCATACAAGGAGCCCTTCATTAATTCTCTGAAACACAGGCTGTTGGTCTATTTGTGGCGAAGGGCAGAGCAAGATGGAAGCGCTATGGCTAAAAGGAGGttcttccaatattttgaccAGCTGCGGCAGCTGCGCATGTGGAAGATGCAACTGTTGGATGAGAATCACCTCTTCATCAAATACACAAGCGAGGATGTAGTCACTTTACGAGTGACGGATCCTTCACAG ccttcattTTTCGTGGTGTACAATATGGTGACTACCGAAGTGATTGCCGTCTTTGAAAACACATCGGACGAGCTGCTGGAACTCTTTGAGAACTTCTGCGACCTCTTCCGCAACGCCACCCTCCACAGCGAGGCCGTTCAGTTCCCTTGCTCGGCCTCAAGCAACAATTTTGCCAGGCAGATCCAGCGCCG TTTCAAGGACACTATTGTCAACGCCAAGTACGGTGGGCACACGGAGGCTGTGCGTCGGCTCCTGGGTCAACTTCCAATCAGCGCACAATCGTACAGTGGCAGCCCTTACCTTGACCTGTCTCTCTTCAGCTATGATGACAAGTGGGTTTCGGTCATGGAACGTCCCAAAACGTGTGGTGACCACCCAATCAG ATTTTATGCCCGAGACTCTGGTCTGCTGAAGTTTGAAATCCAAGCAGGACTTCTGGGTCGACCCATCAATCATACTGTCCGGCGCCTGGTGGCATTTACCTTCCACCCTTTTGAACCCTTTGCTATCTCCGTGCAGCGGACTAACGCAGAATACGTTGTGAACTTCCACATGAGGCATAGCTGCACGTAG
- the DET1 gene encoding DET1 homolog isoform X2 — protein sequence MEHDNPTIKPRRIQNQNVIYRLERRRITSGKIGTHWHQVRIFHQNIFPNFTVVNVEKPPCFLRKFSPDGRYFIAFSSDQTSLEIYEYQGCQAAEDLLQGYDGEILANGNDQRSINIRGRLFERFFVLLHITNVASNGEHLNRECSLFTDDCRYVIVGSAAYLPEEPHPPFFEVYRNSESVTPNPRSPLEDYSLHIIDLHTGRLCDTRTFKCDKVILSHNQGLYLYKNILAILSVQQQTIHVFQVTAEGTFIDVRTIGRFCYEDDLLMLSAVYPEVQRDSQTGMANPYKEPFINSLKHRLLVYLWRRAEQDGSAMAKRRFFQYFDQLRQLRMWKMQLLDENHLFIKYTSEDVVTLRVTDPSQPSFFVVYNMVTTEVIAVFENTSDELLELFENFCDLFRNATLHSEAVQFPCSASSNNFARQIQRRFKDTIVNAKYGGHTEAVRRLLGQLPISAQSYSGSPYLDLSLFSYDDKWVSVMERPKTCGDHPISLFCTIRPIPFK from the exons ATGGAACATGACAATCCAACCATCAAACCTCGTCGGATCCAGAACCAGAATGTAATCTATCGTTTAGAACGTCGAAGGATCACCTCTGGCAAAATTGGGACACATTGGCACCAAGTCCGCATTTTTcatcaaaatattttccccaattttacCGTGGTCAACGTTGAGAAACCACCCTGCTTTTTACGAAAATTTTCTCCCGATGGACGGTACTTCATTGCTTTCTCCTCAGATCAGACTTCTTTGGAGATTTATGAGTACCAGGGATGTCAAGCGGCAGAGGATCTACTCCAGGGTTATGACGGAGAGATCTTGGCTAATGGCAACGACCAGCGGTCCATCAATATCCGCGGGCGTCTCTTTGAACGGTTCTTCGTCCTTCTTCATATTACCAATGTGGCCTCCAATGGGGAGCACTTGAACCGTGAATGTAGCTTGTTTACAGACGATTGCCGATACGTCATTGTTGGTTCTGCTGCCTACCTGCCTGAGGAGCCCCATCCTCCCTTTTTTGAGGTTTACCGCAACAGTGAATCGGTGACTCCTAATCCCAGGTCACCTTTGGAAGATTATTCTTTGCACATTATAGACCTACACACGGGTAGGTTGTGTGACACCCGGACATTCAAATGTGATAAAGTCATCTTATCCCACAACCAAGGACTCTACCTATATAAGAATATCTTGGCTATCCTCTCCGTGCAGCAGCAAACCATTCATGTCTTTCAGGTCACTGCTGAAGGTACCTTCATTGATGTAAGAACTATCGGGCGCTTTTGTTACGAGGATGACCTTCTTATGCTCTCTGCCGTCTATCCCGAGGTCCAGCGGGATTCACAGACAGGAATGGCCAACCCATACAAGGAGCCCTTCATTAATTCTCTGAAACACAGGCTGTTGGTCTATTTGTGGCGAAGGGCAGAGCAAGATGGAAGCGCTATGGCTAAAAGGAGGttcttccaatattttgaccAGCTGCGGCAGCTGCGCATGTGGAAGATGCAACTGTTGGATGAGAATCACCTCTTCATCAAATACACAAGCGAGGATGTAGTCACTTTACGAGTGACGGATCCTTCACAG ccttcattTTTCGTGGTGTACAATATGGTGACTACCGAAGTGATTGCCGTCTTTGAAAACACATCGGACGAGCTGCTGGAACTCTTTGAGAACTTCTGCGACCTCTTCCGCAACGCCACCCTCCACAGCGAGGCCGTTCAGTTCCCTTGCTCGGCCTCAAGCAACAATTTTGCCAGGCAGATCCAGCGCCG TTTCAAGGACACTATTGTCAACGCCAAGTACGGTGGGCACACGGAGGCTGTGCGTCGGCTCCTGGGTCAACTTCCAATCAGCGCACAATCGTACAGTGGCAGCCCTTACCTTGACCTGTCTCTCTTCAGCTATGATGACAAGTGGGTTTCGGTCATGGAACGTCCCAAAACGTGTGGTGACCACCCAATCAG